One part of the Microbacterium saperdae genome encodes these proteins:
- a CDS encoding ABC transporter permease encodes MTTLSAPGTDAAASVPATPAGSSHSARARRSAPSLAWLGLVPFAAYVVLFLAVPTVLAIGSGFFTKDGSFTWTNISALGDPVVLNTFANSAGLSLGTAVVGAVVGALVCYALLGMNPDGAVRASVDAAAGVFAQFGGVMLAFAFIATIGIQGIITVFLKETFGVNIFENGTWLYELPGLILPYIYFQIPLMVITFMPALAALKPQWAEANLTLGGTRASFWLRIGIPVLAPSFLASLLLLFANAFSSYATAAALASQGSQIVPLQIRTALTSETVLGRENLAGALALGMIVIVGVVMALYSLVQRRAARWQL; translated from the coding sequence GTGACCACCCTTTCCGCACCGGGGACGGATGCTGCGGCATCCGTCCCCGCCACCCCCGCCGGGTCCTCGCACAGCGCGAGGGCCCGGCGGTCCGCGCCGTCGCTGGCCTGGTTGGGGCTGGTCCCTTTCGCCGCCTACGTCGTGCTGTTCCTGGCGGTGCCGACCGTCCTCGCGATCGGCTCCGGCTTCTTCACGAAAGACGGCTCCTTCACCTGGACGAACATCTCGGCGCTGGGCGATCCAGTCGTGCTGAACACCTTCGCCAACTCGGCCGGTCTCTCCCTGGGCACCGCGGTCGTCGGGGCCGTCGTGGGCGCCCTGGTCTGCTACGCCCTCCTGGGCATGAACCCCGACGGGGCCGTCCGCGCGAGCGTCGATGCCGCGGCCGGTGTGTTCGCCCAGTTCGGCGGCGTCATGCTCGCCTTCGCCTTCATCGCGACGATCGGCATCCAGGGCATCATCACCGTCTTCCTCAAAGAGACCTTCGGCGTCAACATCTTCGAGAACGGCACCTGGCTGTATGAGCTGCCCGGCCTGATCCTGCCGTACATCTACTTCCAGATCCCTCTGATGGTGATCACGTTCATGCCCGCCCTCGCCGCGCTCAAGCCGCAGTGGGCTGAGGCGAACCTCACGCTCGGCGGTACTCGTGCCAGCTTCTGGCTCCGTATCGGCATCCCCGTGCTCGCCCCCTCGTTCCTCGCCAGCCTGCTGCTGCTGTTCGCGAACGCGTTCTCCTCGTACGCCACGGCCGCCGCGCTCGCCAGCCAGGGCTCGCAGATCGTCCCCCTGCAGATCCGCACCGCGCTCACGAGCGAGACGGTCCTGGGCAGGGAGAACCTGGCCGGCGCGCTCGCGCTCGGCATGATCGTCATCGTCGGAGTGGTCATGGCCCTGTACTCGCTCGTCCAGCGTCGGGCCGCGAGGTGGCAGTTATGA
- a CDS encoding ABC transporter substrate-binding protein, which translates to MARFTRRARIGAGIALATTAALALTSCAGATDAPASGGDSDVDATTATSVADFGTFAELEAAAKAEGSLNVIALPRDWANYGEVLDLFAEKYPEITINEASPDVSSAEEIQAAETNKGLDTAPDVFDLGLTVALQNTDTFAPYKVQTWDDIPDELKEPTGLFVGDYGGYMSIGYDSSKFDAPAELSDLLSADYKGAVAINGDPTQAGAAFAAVGLATVQSDGSLDDFQPGIDFFSELQKAGNLLKVDVTTATIASGETPVVFDWDYLNASHTADNENWKVVVFDGTGYAGYYNQAINVDAPHPAAARLWQEFLYSDEVQNLWLKGGARPARMEAMTEAGTIDADLAAALPEAPEETVVPTEEQSTNAGTLLGEKWAAAVQ; encoded by the coding sequence ATGGCTCGCTTCACCCGCCGCGCGCGCATCGGCGCCGGCATCGCCCTGGCCACCACGGCAGCGCTCGCACTCACTTCCTGCGCCGGCGCGACCGACGCACCCGCTTCCGGTGGCGACTCCGACGTGGACGCCACGACGGCTACCTCCGTCGCCGACTTCGGCACCTTCGCCGAGCTCGAGGCCGCTGCCAAGGCGGAGGGGTCCCTCAACGTCATCGCGCTTCCCCGCGACTGGGCCAACTACGGCGAGGTCCTCGACCTGTTCGCCGAGAAGTACCCCGAGATCACGATCAACGAGGCCTCGCCCGATGTCTCGAGCGCCGAGGAGATCCAGGCGGCGGAGACCAACAAGGGTCTCGACACGGCTCCCGACGTGTTCGACCTCGGTCTGACCGTCGCCCTGCAGAACACCGACACCTTCGCCCCCTACAAGGTGCAGACGTGGGATGACATCCCCGACGAGCTCAAAGAGCCCACCGGCCTCTTCGTCGGCGACTACGGCGGATACATGTCGATCGGCTACGACTCCTCGAAGTTCGACGCTCCTGCCGAGCTCTCCGACCTGCTGTCGGCCGACTACAAGGGCGCTGTCGCGATCAACGGCGACCCGACCCAGGCCGGTGCCGCTTTCGCCGCGGTCGGCCTCGCGACCGTCCAGTCCGACGGATCGCTCGACGACTTCCAGCCGGGCATCGATTTCTTCTCCGAGCTGCAGAAGGCCGGCAACCTGCTCAAGGTCGACGTCACCACCGCGACGATCGCCAGCGGTGAGACTCCGGTCGTCTTCGACTGGGACTACCTGAACGCCTCGCACACCGCCGACAACGAGAACTGGAAGGTCGTCGTCTTCGACGGCACCGGTTACGCCGGCTACTACAACCAGGCCATCAACGTCGACGCTCCGCACCCGGCCGCTGCGCGCCTGTGGCAGGAGTTCCTCTACAGCGACGAGGTGCAGAACCTGTGGCTGAAGGGTGGCGCGCGCCCGGCACGCATGGAGGCCATGACCGAGGCCGGCACGATCGACGCCGACCTGGCGGCCGCCCTGCCCGAGGCACCGGAGGAGACCGTCGTCCCGACCGAGGAGCAGTCCACCAACGCCGGCACCCTGCTCGGCGAGAAGTGGGCAGCGGCGGTCCAGTGA
- a CDS encoding GNAT family N-acetyltransferase, producing the protein MLDALPLPHSFDSRAGRAVLRRATTADADAVIALLADDPISAARGDVASEADRPAYSRALAEILAEPSNDLLVVELDGAIVGTLQLTSIPGMARRGARRLLVEAVRVRSDLRSSGIGSAVMRWVGEAAAPALGAAMVQLTSDAARTEAHRFYERLGYVGSHLGFKYTVGG; encoded by the coding sequence ATGCTCGACGCGCTCCCCCTCCCCCACTCCTTCGACTCCCGCGCCGGTCGTGCCGTGCTGCGCCGCGCCACGACCGCGGATGCGGATGCCGTGATCGCCCTGCTCGCGGACGACCCGATCAGTGCGGCACGCGGCGATGTCGCATCCGAGGCTGATCGCCCGGCGTACTCCCGCGCACTCGCCGAGATCCTCGCCGAACCGTCGAACGATCTCCTGGTCGTCGAGCTCGACGGGGCGATCGTCGGCACCCTGCAACTCACCTCGATCCCCGGCATGGCCCGACGGGGCGCGAGGCGTCTGCTCGTGGAAGCCGTGCGGGTGCGCAGCGATCTGCGCTCCTCCGGCATCGGATCCGCCGTGATGCGCTGGGTCGGCGAAGCAGCAGCTCCCGCGCTCGGCGCGGCGATGGTGCAGCTCACCTCGGATGCCGCCCGCACCGAGGCGCACCGCTTCTACGAGCGACTCGGCTACGTCGGCTCCCACCTCGGCTTCAAGTACACGGTCGGCGGCTGA
- a CDS encoding sulfite exporter TauE/SafE family protein yields the protein MDIGAVLGLEQLTWGMLLLVVLAAFGAGWIDAVVGGGGLLQLPMLLLIPGIAPVQALATNKFASVFGTATSSVTYYRRAKPDIRTALPMAVIALVGSFGGAAVATILPPAAFKPIIVVALLAVALFTAFRPQMGAATKLRFSGHKHHIMAGAAGLGIGFYDGMIGPGTGTFLVITLVALMGYDFLQASAKAKIVNFATNLGALLLFIPHGSVLWLLGGILAVANVAGSYLGSRMAIARGTTFIRVVFLVVVIGLIAKLGVDVWNENILPAFASLG from the coding sequence ATGGATATCGGCGCAGTGCTCGGCCTCGAGCAGCTCACCTGGGGCATGCTGCTGCTGGTGGTCCTCGCCGCGTTCGGCGCGGGCTGGATCGATGCGGTGGTCGGCGGCGGCGGACTGCTGCAGCTGCCCATGCTGCTCCTGATACCGGGCATCGCGCCGGTGCAGGCACTCGCGACGAACAAGTTCGCCTCGGTCTTCGGCACGGCCACGAGCAGCGTCACCTACTATCGGCGCGCGAAACCTGACATCCGCACGGCGTTGCCGATGGCGGTGATCGCCCTGGTCGGATCCTTCGGGGGAGCCGCGGTCGCGACGATCCTCCCGCCGGCCGCGTTCAAGCCGATCATCGTCGTCGCTCTGCTGGCCGTCGCGCTGTTCACGGCATTCCGACCGCAGATGGGTGCCGCGACGAAGCTGCGCTTCAGCGGCCACAAGCACCACATCATGGCGGGGGCGGCCGGCCTCGGGATCGGCTTCTACGACGGCATGATCGGGCCGGGCACGGGGACGTTCCTGGTCATCACCCTCGTCGCGCTGATGGGCTATGACTTCCTGCAGGCGAGCGCCAAGGCCAAGATCGTGAACTTCGCGACCAACCTCGGAGCGCTGCTGCTGTTCATCCCGCACGGATCGGTGCTGTGGCTGCTCGGCGGCATCCTCGCGGTGGCGAACGTCGCCGGGAGCTACCTCGGCTCGCGCATGGCGATCGCACGCGGCACGACGTTCATCCGGGTGGTGTTCCTCGTGGTCGTGATCGGACTGATCGCGAAGCTCGGTGTCGACGTGTGGAACGAGAACATCCTGCCGGCGTTCGCCTCGCTCGGCTGA
- the aspS gene encoding aspartate--tRNA ligase produces MLRTHSAGSLRAEHIGQTVTLSGWVDRRRDHGGVAFIDLRDASGIAQVVIRDEETAHPLRNEFVLKVTGVVSQRPEGNANPNLPTGEIELIAADVEVLNESAPLPFQVSTALADSETVGEEARLKYRYLDLRRPAQASALRLRSNVYKAIRDVLHAEDFTEVETPTLTRSTPEGARDFLVPARLSPGSWYALPQSPQLFKQLLMVGGVEKYFQIARCYRDEDFRADRQPEFTQLDIEMSFVDQEDVITLMESLIQAMWATIGVEVALPLPRMTYADAMAKYGSDKPDLRFGLELVDATAYFQDTPFRVFQAEYVGAVVMPGGASQPRKQLDAWQDWAKQRGARGLAYVLFNEDGSLGGPAAKNLSEAEQAGLAEFVGASAGDCVFFAAGATKESRALLGAARVEIGRRLGYLNPDEFAFSWVVDAPMFEPAADAVASGDVAVGAGAWTAVHHAFTGPKPEFQDTFDTDPGSALAYAYDIVCNGSELGGGSIRIHREDVQKRVFEVMGISDEQADEQFGFLLDAFKFGAPPHGGIALGMDRVLQHLTKTESIREVIAFPKSGNGFDPLTSAPAPITDAQRAEAGVDYEPEDEA; encoded by the coding sequence GTGCTTCGCACCCACTCGGCAGGCTCACTGCGAGCCGAGCACATCGGTCAGACCGTCACCCTCTCGGGTTGGGTCGATCGCCGTCGTGACCACGGAGGAGTCGCCTTCATCGATCTGCGGGATGCCTCGGGCATCGCCCAGGTCGTCATCCGCGACGAGGAGACCGCCCACCCGCTGCGCAACGAGTTCGTGCTCAAGGTCACGGGCGTCGTGTCGCAGCGTCCCGAGGGCAACGCGAACCCGAACCTGCCGACCGGCGAGATCGAGCTGATCGCCGCGGACGTCGAGGTGCTGAACGAGTCCGCTCCGCTCCCCTTCCAGGTCTCCACGGCGCTCGCCGACAGCGAGACCGTCGGCGAAGAGGCGCGCCTCAAGTACCGCTACCTCGACCTGCGTCGTCCGGCACAGGCGTCCGCACTGCGCCTGCGCTCGAACGTCTACAAGGCGATCCGCGACGTGCTGCACGCCGAGGACTTCACCGAGGTAGAGACCCCGACGCTCACCCGTTCCACTCCGGAGGGCGCCCGCGACTTCCTGGTCCCCGCGCGCCTGAGCCCCGGCAGCTGGTACGCCCTGCCGCAGTCGCCGCAGCTTTTCAAGCAGCTGCTCATGGTCGGTGGCGTGGAGAAGTACTTCCAGATCGCGCGCTGCTACCGCGACGAGGACTTCCGCGCCGACCGCCAGCCCGAGTTCACGCAGCTCGACATCGAGATGAGCTTCGTCGACCAGGAAGACGTCATCACGCTGATGGAGTCCCTCATCCAGGCGATGTGGGCGACCATCGGCGTCGAGGTCGCGCTGCCGCTGCCGCGCATGACCTACGCCGACGCCATGGCCAAGTACGGCTCGGACAAGCCCGACCTGCGCTTCGGTCTCGAGCTGGTCGATGCGACCGCGTACTTCCAGGACACCCCGTTCCGCGTCTTCCAGGCCGAGTACGTCGGTGCCGTCGTCATGCCCGGCGGCGCGAGCCAGCCGCGCAAGCAGCTCGACGCCTGGCAGGACTGGGCGAAGCAGCGCGGCGCCCGCGGCCTGGCTTATGTGCTCTTCAACGAGGACGGCTCGCTCGGTGGCCCCGCCGCCAAGAACCTGTCCGAGGCAGAGCAGGCCGGACTCGCGGAGTTCGTCGGCGCGAGCGCGGGCGACTGCGTGTTCTTCGCCGCCGGTGCCACGAAGGAGAGCCGCGCTCTCCTCGGTGCCGCACGCGTCGAGATCGGACGCCGCCTCGGCTACCTGAACCCGGATGAGTTCGCCTTCAGCTGGGTGGTCGACGCCCCCATGTTCGAGCCGGCGGCTGACGCTGTGGCCTCCGGAGACGTCGCGGTCGGCGCCGGTGCGTGGACGGCCGTGCACCACGCGTTCACCGGACCCAAGCCCGAGTTCCAGGACACGTTCGACACCGACCCCGGCTCTGCCCTCGCCTACGCGTACGACATCGTGTGCAACGGCTCGGAGCTCGGCGGCGGATCGATCCGCATCCACCGTGAAGACGTCCAGAAGCGCGTCTTCGAGGTCATGGGCATCAGCGACGAGCAGGCCGACGAGCAGTTCGGCTTCCTGCTCGACGCGTTCAAGTTCGGTGCCCCGCCGCACGGTGGAATCGCGCTCGGCATGGACCGTGTGCTGCAGCACCTGACCAAGACCGAGTCGATCCGCGAGGTCATCGCGTTCCCGAAGTCCGGCAACGGCTTCGACCCGCTGACCTCCGCTCCGGCGCCGATCACCGACGCGCAGCGCGCCGAGGCCGGCGTCGACTACGAGCCCGAGGACGAGGCCTGA
- a CDS encoding DUF5684 domain-containing protein, with translation MDSNGIADLYASIFSGTTGLIALVFYVLVAIGLWKVFSKAGYPGILAIIPIVNIVILVRIAGMSGWLALLYIIPIVGFVFGIIVAIKLGERFGKGGVFSFFLLFVFPYIGYLILGFGDSRYSKA, from the coding sequence GTGGACTCCAACGGCATCGCTGACCTCTACGCGTCGATCTTCTCCGGAACCACCGGACTGATCGCACTCGTCTTCTACGTCCTGGTGGCCATCGGCCTGTGGAAGGTGTTCTCCAAGGCGGGGTACCCCGGCATCCTCGCGATCATCCCGATCGTGAACATCGTCATCCTGGTGCGCATCGCCGGGATGTCCGGATGGCTCGCGCTGCTGTACATCATCCCGATCGTCGGCTTCGTGTTCGGCATCATCGTGGCGATCAAGCTCGGTGAGCGCTTCGGAAAGGGCGGGGTGTTCTCCTTCTTCCTGCTCTTCGTCTTCCCCTACATCGGCTACCTGATCCTCGGGTTCGGGGACTCCCGCTACAGCAAGGCCTGA
- a CDS encoding histidine phosphatase family protein has protein sequence MPATRLHLVRHGEVHNPARVLYGRLPDYHLSTAGRRMAQAAADHVAALDRPVAALYSSPLERAQESSEPFAERFDLVPEIDIRIIEPTNVFEGTQMRRSLMNPLNWWHLRQPSVPSWGEPYSSIAERMLSAMGEAWRTADGGDVVMVSHQAPIWITHLRVAGLPLRHDPRTRRCALSSVTSFELVGDVWREVAYAEPATTEGAVDVGAV, from the coding sequence GTGCCGGCGACGCGACTGCACCTCGTCCGCCACGGAGAGGTGCACAATCCTGCACGCGTGCTCTACGGGCGGCTGCCCGACTACCACCTGAGCACGGCCGGACGTCGCATGGCGCAGGCGGCCGCCGATCACGTGGCCGCTCTGGATCGGCCGGTCGCCGCGCTGTACTCCTCGCCTCTGGAGCGGGCCCAGGAGTCGTCGGAGCCGTTCGCGGAACGATTCGACCTGGTGCCCGAGATCGACATCCGCATCATCGAGCCGACGAACGTGTTCGAGGGCACGCAGATGCGGCGTTCCCTCATGAACCCGCTGAACTGGTGGCATCTGCGTCAGCCTTCCGTGCCGAGCTGGGGCGAGCCGTACTCCTCGATCGCGGAGCGGATGCTGAGCGCCATGGGCGAGGCCTGGCGGACGGCGGATGGCGGCGACGTCGTCATGGTCTCGCACCAGGCGCCGATCTGGATCACGCACCTCCGCGTGGCAGGCCTGCCGTTGCGGCACGACCCGCGCACGCGGCGCTGCGCCCTGTCGAGCGTCACGTCCTTCGAGCTCGTCGGCGACGTGTGGCGCGAGGTCGCCTATGCGGAGCCGGCGACGACCGAAGGCGCCGTGGACGTCGGAGCGGTCTGA
- a CDS encoding NAD(P)/FAD-dependent oxidoreductase: MYDAIVIGAGPAGLQAALTLGRMHRSALLLDSGEYRNGTVLHMHNVIGNDGTPPAEFRATARGQLGAYDDVEIRDVRVESVSGTEGDFTVTLADGSTAAGRNIILATGVVDELPEVDGLSALWGTRAFACPFCDGHEHAGKPIAILGGAARAAHLIGLLGRIVSEITVVPVEETFTPEEVASLESLGVRVSDSGVVSVSSADSGVAVHTADTERAVAGVFIASGTMRQRAPFAAQLDLRMLDSGAIEVDDFGRTSAPGVFAAGDLAHRAALPGPMAAVMVAATAGQLAAVGVIQSLLAAEH; encoded by the coding sequence ATGTATGACGCGATCGTGATCGGCGCCGGCCCCGCAGGACTCCAGGCCGCACTCACCCTGGGGCGGATGCACCGCTCAGCCCTGCTTCTCGACTCGGGCGAGTACCGCAACGGCACCGTCCTGCACATGCACAACGTGATCGGGAACGACGGCACCCCGCCCGCGGAGTTCCGCGCGACCGCTCGCGGGCAGCTCGGTGCCTACGACGACGTGGAGATCCGCGATGTTCGCGTGGAGAGCGTGTCGGGCACCGAGGGCGACTTCACGGTGACACTCGCCGACGGCTCCACTGCAGCGGGGCGCAACATCATCCTCGCGACCGGAGTGGTCGACGAACTACCCGAGGTCGACGGGCTGTCAGCGCTGTGGGGTACGCGCGCCTTCGCGTGCCCGTTCTGCGACGGACACGAGCACGCGGGGAAGCCGATCGCGATCCTCGGCGGCGCAGCCCGCGCCGCGCACCTGATCGGTCTGCTCGGCCGGATCGTGAGCGAGATCACGGTGGTCCCCGTCGAGGAGACCTTCACCCCCGAAGAGGTCGCCTCTCTCGAGTCCCTCGGCGTCAGGGTGAGCGACTCCGGCGTCGTCTCGGTCTCGAGTGCGGACTCCGGTGTCGCGGTGCACACCGCTGACACCGAGCGCGCCGTCGCGGGCGTGTTCATCGCGTCCGGCACGATGCGTCAGCGCGCCCCCTTCGCCGCGCAACTGGACCTGCGGATGCTGGACTCCGGCGCGATCGAGGTCGACGACTTCGGCCGCACCTCGGCACCGGGGGTCTTCGCCGCCGGCGACCTCGCCCACCGCGCCGCACTCCCCGGCCCGATGGCAGCCGTGATGGTGGCGGCGACGGCAGGGCAGCTCGCCGCGGTGGGCGTCATCCAGTCACTGCTGGCCGCCGAGCACTGA
- a CDS encoding MerR family transcriptional regulator: MKSSSQSPWSVGEVAARFDLPTNVLRHWETVGLLRPVRDPAGRRRYGEDEVVRIAVIQRSKAAGMSLEQIGVLLDDGSAGRHQVLQEHLDDIDRRMEEMRRSREMTEHAMRCRSHDIATCPRFRAGVADVLARF; the protein is encoded by the coding sequence ATGAAGTCAAGCTCGCAGAGCCCATGGTCCGTCGGCGAGGTCGCCGCGCGCTTCGATCTGCCGACCAACGTGCTCCGGCACTGGGAGACCGTCGGCCTGCTGCGGCCCGTGAGAGACCCGGCCGGTCGCCGGCGCTACGGCGAGGACGAGGTCGTGCGCATCGCGGTGATCCAGCGCAGCAAGGCGGCGGGCATGAGCCTGGAGCAGATCGGCGTGCTGCTCGACGACGGCAGCGCAGGGCGCCACCAGGTGCTGCAGGAGCACCTCGACGACATCGATCGGCGGATGGAGGAGATGCGGCGCTCGCGTGAGATGACCGAGCACGCCATGCGCTGCCGGTCGCACGACATCGCCACCTGCCCCCGGTTCCGGGCGGGGGTTGCGGACGTTCTCGCGCGGTTCTGA
- a CDS encoding TlpA family protein disulfide reductase — protein MPLASTVIPPRSGRSSRTVRSRRALGAALAAVLAIGLSACAPDPVSESFLSGENTGYVAADGAIVEIPVADRGETVAFGGVTEDGETFDSADLAGQVTVVNFWYAGCAPCRVEAEDLESVWQQYEDQGVSFVGINTRDQADTAKAFSEEFGVTYPSLIDVDTAEAKLAFAEAVPIAATPTTLVLDKQGRVAARIIGPIDGTSILSTLVKDALAEKS, from the coding sequence GTGCCACTCGCCTCGACGGTCATTCCGCCCCGCAGCGGCCGCTCCTCCCGCACCGTGCGTTCACGCCGTGCGCTCGGGGCCGCGCTCGCCGCCGTTTTGGCGATCGGTCTGAGCGCCTGCGCTCCCGATCCGGTGAGCGAATCGTTCCTGAGCGGTGAGAACACCGGCTACGTGGCGGCCGACGGCGCGATCGTGGAGATCCCTGTCGCCGATCGCGGAGAGACCGTCGCCTTCGGTGGTGTCACCGAGGACGGCGAGACCTTCGACAGCGCCGACCTCGCGGGTCAGGTCACGGTCGTCAACTTCTGGTACGCCGGGTGTGCTCCGTGCCGCGTGGAAGCCGAAGACCTCGAGAGCGTCTGGCAGCAGTACGAAGACCAGGGCGTTTCCTTCGTCGGCATCAACACGCGTGACCAGGCCGACACCGCGAAGGCCTTCTCCGAAGAGTTCGGCGTCACCTACCCGAGTCTGATCGACGTCGACACGGCCGAGGCGAAGCTCGCGTTCGCGGAGGCCGTTCCGATCGCGGCGACCCCGACGACGCTCGTGCTCGACAAGCAGGGCCGTGTCGCCGCGCGCATCATCGGCCCCATCGACGGCACCTCGATCCTCTCCACGCTCGTCAAGGACGCGCTCGCGGAGAAGTCGTGA
- a CDS encoding cytochrome c biogenesis CcdA family protein: MNAEAIIGSGALWLAIPVAMLAGLVSFLSPCVLPLVPGYLGFLGGAVAPRPQGSAAGSPDAAGSGRGRLVLGVLLFILGFSVVFIALTVLGGTAGVFFLRWGDLITRILGVVIILMGLVFLGLFGFAQREFRFHVDSKFGVIGAPLLGIALGIGWAPCMGPTLAAIVALSFNAGDPVRAGFLGLAYSLGLGIPFLLVALGFGWATKTVGFLRRHIRIVNIIGGVLLIVLGVLMVTGLWTDIMSRLTAVISSVPLPI; this comes from the coding sequence GTGAACGCTGAAGCCATCATCGGATCCGGTGCCCTCTGGCTCGCGATCCCGGTCGCGATGCTCGCGGGACTCGTCTCCTTCCTCTCGCCCTGCGTGCTGCCTCTGGTCCCCGGATACCTGGGCTTCCTCGGCGGTGCGGTGGCGCCGCGGCCCCAGGGGAGCGCCGCAGGTTCCCCGGATGCCGCGGGCAGTGGTCGTGGCCGACTCGTGCTCGGCGTGCTGCTCTTCATCCTCGGGTTCAGCGTGGTCTTCATCGCCCTGACGGTGCTCGGCGGCACCGCCGGTGTGTTCTTCCTCCGCTGGGGCGACCTGATCACCCGCATCCTCGGCGTCGTCATCATCCTGATGGGACTGGTCTTCCTCGGCCTCTTCGGGTTCGCCCAGCGCGAGTTCCGCTTCCACGTCGACTCCAAGTTCGGCGTGATCGGCGCCCCCCTCCTCGGCATCGCGCTCGGCATCGGCTGGGCGCCGTGCATGGGCCCGACCCTCGCCGCGATCGTCGCCCTGTCGTTCAACGCCGGAGACCCGGTGCGCGCCGGATTCCTCGGTCTGGCCTACTCGCTCGGCCTCGGCATCCCGTTCCTGCTCGTGGCGCTGGGCTTCGGCTGGGCGACCAAGACCGTCGGGTTCCTCCGCCGTCACATCCGCATCGTCAACATCATCGGCGGCGTGCTGCTGATCGTGCTGGGCGTGCTGATGGTCACCGGGCTCTGGACCGACATCATGTCGCGATTGACGGCGGTGATCAGCAGTGTCCCGCTCCCCATCTGA